The Henckelia pumila isolate YLH828 chromosome 2, ASM3356847v2, whole genome shotgun sequence genome includes a window with the following:
- the LOC140879191 gene encoding helicase-like transcription factor CHR28 isoform X2, whose protein sequence is MFTIFCGILSGLRQISCIVSSAFGNFTEVLGTSEMASFDPIDISSSDSDSDLREIDNYREGSPVTDSASSVNYRVLPSWGPSNPPHLTSHNGHSRQDRSSSKRQVVNGETFSKPHRVHSSLETPGASSSRMAWDGNLYQSNGLNNAGRFNTTHESRSFPESMKRTLPASIQPSISSARLNNFVENVGGSQIHETYGKYDQPATWSDSSNGKNHMVEDFHRGTGNDLSFYEKRGNRLLPSSLMTGKYSPALQVFSSNDSMYQTGLGEERNPGADERFVYQAALEDLHQPKDFAELPDGILSVSLLRHQKIALAWMLKKESSGLCLGGILADDQGLGKTVSMIALIHAQRIKEGKAKPEDSCNTQAEALNLDDDDETRDLAADETKQAKDSEEFTILPQTSNTIKGFHCKRPTAGTLIVCPASVLRQWARELHEKVTDKAKLSVLIYHGGNRTKSPASLAKYDAVLTTYAIVSNEVPKQPAFEEDDNDGDVYGLSSTFSMAKKRKKLSANKKSKKGKKEINISAFDSDCGTLAKVKWSRVILDESQTIKNHRTQVARACCSLRAKRRWCLSGTPIQNSIDELFSYFRFLRYDPYDKYKTFVSSIKALISRDSAKGYKKLQVVLRNIMLRRTKGTFIEGKPIITLPPKKVHLKRVDFSAEERNFYSKLEADSRKQFKAYAAAGTVNQNYANILLLLLRLRQACDHPLLVKGFRSDPVGKVSSEMAQSLPRELLVNLYKLLEDSLALCLACKDPPENAIVTMCGHVFCYQCVSDYLTGEDNTCPASECKEQLGADLVYSRATLRRCLSDDIDSDSTVSCEMGEKSKVLQTDYMSSKISSALGILNSHCISRGRRSMSSDLVTLEGDASSSGGVYLDSESEEPEKAIVFSQWTGMLDLVEISLKNSYINFRRLDGTMSIAARDKAVKDFNTDPEVDVMLMSLKAGNLGLNMVAASRVILLDLWWNPTTEDQAVDRAHRIGQTRPVTVSRLTIKDTVEDRILALQEDKRKMVASAFGEDQSGMSATRLTVEDLRFLFEGSGR, encoded by the exons ATGTTCACCATTTTTTGTGGAATACTTAGTGGTTTAAGACAAATTTCTTGCATT GTCTCTTCAGCATTTGGAAATTTTACAGAGGTGCTGGGTACATCAGAAATGGCTTCATTTGATCCCATAGATATCAGTTCGTCTGACAGTGACTCAGATTTACGGGAGATAGACAATTACAGAGAAGGGTCTCCTGTGACGGATAGTGCCTCTTCTGTAAATTATAGGGTACTTCCATCATGGGGTCCTTCAAATCCTCCACATTTGACGA GTCACAATGGTCATTCTCGTCAGGATCGTTCTTCCTCCAAGAGGCAGGTTGTTAATGGAGAAACTTTCTCAAAACCCCATCGGGTTCATAGTTCTCTGGAGACGCCTGGAGCATCAAGTTCCAGGATGGCTTGGGATGGAAATTTGTACCAGTCTAATGGTTTAAACAATGCTGGTAGATTCAATACAACTCATGAATCACGTTCTTTTCCTGAATCCATGAAGAGAACACTTCCTGCATCCATCCAACCTTCCATATCGAGTGCCAGATTGAACAATTTTGTGGAGAATGTTGGTGGCAGTCAAATTCATGAAACATATGGAAAATATGATCAACCTGCAACGTGGTCGGATTCTTCAAATGGAAAGAACCATATGGTCGAAGATTTTCACCGGGGCACTGGGAATGATTTATCATTCTATGAGAAAAGAGGAAATCGGCTATTACCTTCATCTTTGATGACTGGGAAATATTCTCCAGCCCTTCAGGTGTTTAGTTCAAATGATTCCATGTATCAAACAGGGTTAGGTGAAGAAAGGAATCCTGGAGCTGATGAGAGATTTGTTTACCAAGCTGCTTTGGAG GATTTGCATCAACCCAAAGATTTCGCTGAGTTACCTGATGGCATTTTGTCTGTATCTTTGCTTAGGCACCAG AAAATTGCTTTGGCGTGGATGCTCAAGAAGGAATCATCTGGTTTATGCTTGGGCGGAATTTTGGCTGATGATCAG GGCCTTGGTAAGACTGTGTCTATGATTGCCCTCATACACGCACAGAGAATAAAGGAGGGAAAAGCTAAGCCCGAAGACTCATGCAATACCCAAGCTGAAGCCTTAAAtttggatgatgatgatgaaactAGGGATCTTGCAGCTGATGAAACGAAGCAGGCTAAAGACAGCGAAGAATTTACTATACTTCCACAGACAAGTAACACAATAAAGGGATTTCACTGCAAGAGGCCAACAGCAGGTACATTGATTGTGTGTCCGGCTAGTGTTCTTCGACAGTGGGCTCGGGAGCTGCATGAGAAAGTTACGGATAAAGCTAAACTCTCTGTTTTGATTTATCATGGAGGTAATAGGACAAAAAGTCCTGCATCATTAGCAAAATATGACGCAGTTTTGACCACATATGCCATTGTGTCCAATGAAGTTCCTAAACAACCTGCGTTTGAAGAGGATGACAATGATGGAGACGTATATGGATTATCTTCTACGTTTTCCATGGCAAAGAAACGCAAAAAGTTGTCAGCTAATAAGAAGTCCAAGAAGGGTAAAAAGGAAATCAATATATCCGCTTTTGATAGTGATTGTGGTACACTAGCGAAGGTAAAATGGTCTAGGGTTATTTTGGATGAATCTCAAACAATAAAAAATCACAGAACTCAAGTGGCCAGGGCCTGCTGCAGCCTTAGAGCGAAGCGAAGATGGTGCTTATCCGGAACTCCAATACAAAATTCAATAGATGAATTATTCAGCTACTTCAGATTTTTGAGATATGATCCATATGATAAGTATAAAACATTTGTCTCCTCGATTAAGGCACTTATTTCAAGGGATTCAGCCAAAGGATACAAAAAGCTTCAGGTTGTTTTAAGAAATATCATGTTGCGTCGAACTAAAG GCACATTTATTGAAGGCAAGCCTATAATCACCCTGCCACCCAAAAAAGTACATTTAAAGAGGGTGGACTTTTCTGCAGAAGAAAGGAATTTCTATAGCAAACTTGAAGCAGATTCACGCAAGCAATTTAAG GCTTATGCTGCTGCTGGCACAGTGAATCAAAATTATGCAAATATACTACTGCTGCTTCTCCGACTTCGTCAAGCCTGTGACCATCCATTACTTGTCAAAGGGTTCCGTTCTGATCCTGTGGGAAAAGTTTCCTCTGAGATGGCCCAGTCACTCCCGAGGGAATTACTtgttaatttatataaattacTGGAAGATTCTTTGGCCTTATGTCTTGCATGCAAA GATCCTCCTGAAAATGCAATCGTCACAATGTGCGGACACGTTTTCTGTTATCAGTGTGTCTCAGATTATTTGACAGGGGAAGACAATACTTGTCCAGCCTCAGAATGCAAAGAACAACTTGGTGCAGATCTTGTTTATTCCCGAGCTACTTTACGGAGATGTTTATCTGATGATATTGACAGTGATTCTACTGTTTCATGTGAAATGGGCGAGAAATCTAAGGTTCTGCAGACTGACTACATGTCTTCTAAAATCAGTTCTGCTCTCGGAATTCTCAATTCACATTGCATTTCTAGAGGTCGGAGGTCAATGTCATCTGATTTGGTTACACTCGAGGGAGATGCCTCATCTTCAGGTGGTGTTTACTTAGATTCTGAGAGTGAAGAACCTGAAAAGGCCATTGTGTTCTCCCAGTGGACTGGCATGTTGGACTTAGTGGAGATATCACTGAAGAACTCCTATATAAATTTCCGTAGGCTTGACGGTACAATGTCAATAGCTGCTAGAGACAAGGCTGTCAAAGATTTCAACACTGATCCAGAG GTGGATGTCATGTTGATGTCTCTAAAAGCTGGAAATCTTGGCCTGAACATGGTTGCTGCTTCTCGCGTAATTCTTTTGGATCTTTGGTGGAATCCAACAACAGAAGATCAGGCTGTTGATCGAGCACATAGAATAGGGCAGACACGTCCTGTTACGGTATCAAGGTTAACCATCAAGGACACTGTTGAAGATCGCATATTGGCTCTTCAG
- the LOC140879191 gene encoding helicase-like transcription factor CHR28 isoform X1: MFTIFCGILSGLRQISCICEKQVSSAFGNFTEVLGTSEMASFDPIDISSSDSDSDLREIDNYREGSPVTDSASSVNYRVLPSWGPSNPPHLTSHNGHSRQDRSSSKRQVVNGETFSKPHRVHSSLETPGASSSRMAWDGNLYQSNGLNNAGRFNTTHESRSFPESMKRTLPASIQPSISSARLNNFVENVGGSQIHETYGKYDQPATWSDSSNGKNHMVEDFHRGTGNDLSFYEKRGNRLLPSSLMTGKYSPALQVFSSNDSMYQTGLGEERNPGADERFVYQAALEDLHQPKDFAELPDGILSVSLLRHQKIALAWMLKKESSGLCLGGILADDQGLGKTVSMIALIHAQRIKEGKAKPEDSCNTQAEALNLDDDDETRDLAADETKQAKDSEEFTILPQTSNTIKGFHCKRPTAGTLIVCPASVLRQWARELHEKVTDKAKLSVLIYHGGNRTKSPASLAKYDAVLTTYAIVSNEVPKQPAFEEDDNDGDVYGLSSTFSMAKKRKKLSANKKSKKGKKEINISAFDSDCGTLAKVKWSRVILDESQTIKNHRTQVARACCSLRAKRRWCLSGTPIQNSIDELFSYFRFLRYDPYDKYKTFVSSIKALISRDSAKGYKKLQVVLRNIMLRRTKGTFIEGKPIITLPPKKVHLKRVDFSAEERNFYSKLEADSRKQFKAYAAAGTVNQNYANILLLLLRLRQACDHPLLVKGFRSDPVGKVSSEMAQSLPRELLVNLYKLLEDSLALCLACKDPPENAIVTMCGHVFCYQCVSDYLTGEDNTCPASECKEQLGADLVYSRATLRRCLSDDIDSDSTVSCEMGEKSKVLQTDYMSSKISSALGILNSHCISRGRRSMSSDLVTLEGDASSSGGVYLDSESEEPEKAIVFSQWTGMLDLVEISLKNSYINFRRLDGTMSIAARDKAVKDFNTDPEVDVMLMSLKAGNLGLNMVAASRVILLDLWWNPTTEDQAVDRAHRIGQTRPVTVSRLTIKDTVEDRILALQEDKRKMVASAFGEDQSGMSATRLTVEDLRFLFEGSGR; encoded by the exons ATGTTCACCATTTTTTGTGGAATACTTAGTGGTTTAAGACAAATTTCTTGCATT TGTGAAAAACAGGTCTCTTCAGCATTTGGAAATTTTACAGAGGTGCTGGGTACATCAGAAATGGCTTCATTTGATCCCATAGATATCAGTTCGTCTGACAGTGACTCAGATTTACGGGAGATAGACAATTACAGAGAAGGGTCTCCTGTGACGGATAGTGCCTCTTCTGTAAATTATAGGGTACTTCCATCATGGGGTCCTTCAAATCCTCCACATTTGACGA GTCACAATGGTCATTCTCGTCAGGATCGTTCTTCCTCCAAGAGGCAGGTTGTTAATGGAGAAACTTTCTCAAAACCCCATCGGGTTCATAGTTCTCTGGAGACGCCTGGAGCATCAAGTTCCAGGATGGCTTGGGATGGAAATTTGTACCAGTCTAATGGTTTAAACAATGCTGGTAGATTCAATACAACTCATGAATCACGTTCTTTTCCTGAATCCATGAAGAGAACACTTCCTGCATCCATCCAACCTTCCATATCGAGTGCCAGATTGAACAATTTTGTGGAGAATGTTGGTGGCAGTCAAATTCATGAAACATATGGAAAATATGATCAACCTGCAACGTGGTCGGATTCTTCAAATGGAAAGAACCATATGGTCGAAGATTTTCACCGGGGCACTGGGAATGATTTATCATTCTATGAGAAAAGAGGAAATCGGCTATTACCTTCATCTTTGATGACTGGGAAATATTCTCCAGCCCTTCAGGTGTTTAGTTCAAATGATTCCATGTATCAAACAGGGTTAGGTGAAGAAAGGAATCCTGGAGCTGATGAGAGATTTGTTTACCAAGCTGCTTTGGAG GATTTGCATCAACCCAAAGATTTCGCTGAGTTACCTGATGGCATTTTGTCTGTATCTTTGCTTAGGCACCAG AAAATTGCTTTGGCGTGGATGCTCAAGAAGGAATCATCTGGTTTATGCTTGGGCGGAATTTTGGCTGATGATCAG GGCCTTGGTAAGACTGTGTCTATGATTGCCCTCATACACGCACAGAGAATAAAGGAGGGAAAAGCTAAGCCCGAAGACTCATGCAATACCCAAGCTGAAGCCTTAAAtttggatgatgatgatgaaactAGGGATCTTGCAGCTGATGAAACGAAGCAGGCTAAAGACAGCGAAGAATTTACTATACTTCCACAGACAAGTAACACAATAAAGGGATTTCACTGCAAGAGGCCAACAGCAGGTACATTGATTGTGTGTCCGGCTAGTGTTCTTCGACAGTGGGCTCGGGAGCTGCATGAGAAAGTTACGGATAAAGCTAAACTCTCTGTTTTGATTTATCATGGAGGTAATAGGACAAAAAGTCCTGCATCATTAGCAAAATATGACGCAGTTTTGACCACATATGCCATTGTGTCCAATGAAGTTCCTAAACAACCTGCGTTTGAAGAGGATGACAATGATGGAGACGTATATGGATTATCTTCTACGTTTTCCATGGCAAAGAAACGCAAAAAGTTGTCAGCTAATAAGAAGTCCAAGAAGGGTAAAAAGGAAATCAATATATCCGCTTTTGATAGTGATTGTGGTACACTAGCGAAGGTAAAATGGTCTAGGGTTATTTTGGATGAATCTCAAACAATAAAAAATCACAGAACTCAAGTGGCCAGGGCCTGCTGCAGCCTTAGAGCGAAGCGAAGATGGTGCTTATCCGGAACTCCAATACAAAATTCAATAGATGAATTATTCAGCTACTTCAGATTTTTGAGATATGATCCATATGATAAGTATAAAACATTTGTCTCCTCGATTAAGGCACTTATTTCAAGGGATTCAGCCAAAGGATACAAAAAGCTTCAGGTTGTTTTAAGAAATATCATGTTGCGTCGAACTAAAG GCACATTTATTGAAGGCAAGCCTATAATCACCCTGCCACCCAAAAAAGTACATTTAAAGAGGGTGGACTTTTCTGCAGAAGAAAGGAATTTCTATAGCAAACTTGAAGCAGATTCACGCAAGCAATTTAAG GCTTATGCTGCTGCTGGCACAGTGAATCAAAATTATGCAAATATACTACTGCTGCTTCTCCGACTTCGTCAAGCCTGTGACCATCCATTACTTGTCAAAGGGTTCCGTTCTGATCCTGTGGGAAAAGTTTCCTCTGAGATGGCCCAGTCACTCCCGAGGGAATTACTtgttaatttatataaattacTGGAAGATTCTTTGGCCTTATGTCTTGCATGCAAA GATCCTCCTGAAAATGCAATCGTCACAATGTGCGGACACGTTTTCTGTTATCAGTGTGTCTCAGATTATTTGACAGGGGAAGACAATACTTGTCCAGCCTCAGAATGCAAAGAACAACTTGGTGCAGATCTTGTTTATTCCCGAGCTACTTTACGGAGATGTTTATCTGATGATATTGACAGTGATTCTACTGTTTCATGTGAAATGGGCGAGAAATCTAAGGTTCTGCAGACTGACTACATGTCTTCTAAAATCAGTTCTGCTCTCGGAATTCTCAATTCACATTGCATTTCTAGAGGTCGGAGGTCAATGTCATCTGATTTGGTTACACTCGAGGGAGATGCCTCATCTTCAGGTGGTGTTTACTTAGATTCTGAGAGTGAAGAACCTGAAAAGGCCATTGTGTTCTCCCAGTGGACTGGCATGTTGGACTTAGTGGAGATATCACTGAAGAACTCCTATATAAATTTCCGTAGGCTTGACGGTACAATGTCAATAGCTGCTAGAGACAAGGCTGTCAAAGATTTCAACACTGATCCAGAG GTGGATGTCATGTTGATGTCTCTAAAAGCTGGAAATCTTGGCCTGAACATGGTTGCTGCTTCTCGCGTAATTCTTTTGGATCTTTGGTGGAATCCAACAACAGAAGATCAGGCTGTTGATCGAGCACATAGAATAGGGCAGACACGTCCTGTTACGGTATCAAGGTTAACCATCAAGGACACTGTTGAAGATCGCATATTGGCTCTTCAG
- the LOC140879191 gene encoding helicase-like transcription factor CHR28 isoform X3, producing the protein MLKKESSGLCLGGILADDQGLGKTVSMIALIHAQRIKEGKAKPEDSCNTQAEALNLDDDDETRDLAADETKQAKDSEEFTILPQTSNTIKGFHCKRPTAGTLIVCPASVLRQWARELHEKVTDKAKLSVLIYHGGNRTKSPASLAKYDAVLTTYAIVSNEVPKQPAFEEDDNDGDVYGLSSTFSMAKKRKKLSANKKSKKGKKEINISAFDSDCGTLAKVKWSRVILDESQTIKNHRTQVARACCSLRAKRRWCLSGTPIQNSIDELFSYFRFLRYDPYDKYKTFVSSIKALISRDSAKGYKKLQVVLRNIMLRRTKGTFIEGKPIITLPPKKVHLKRVDFSAEERNFYSKLEADSRKQFKAYAAAGTVNQNYANILLLLLRLRQACDHPLLVKGFRSDPVGKVSSEMAQSLPRELLVNLYKLLEDSLALCLACKDPPENAIVTMCGHVFCYQCVSDYLTGEDNTCPASECKEQLGADLVYSRATLRRCLSDDIDSDSTVSCEMGEKSKVLQTDYMSSKISSALGILNSHCISRGRRSMSSDLVTLEGDASSSGGVYLDSESEEPEKAIVFSQWTGMLDLVEISLKNSYINFRRLDGTMSIAARDKAVKDFNTDPEVDVMLMSLKAGNLGLNMVAASRVILLDLWWNPTTEDQAVDRAHRIGQTRPVTVSRLTIKDTVEDRILALQEDKRKMVASAFGEDQSGMSATRLTVEDLRFLFEGSGR; encoded by the exons ATGCTCAAGAAGGAATCATCTGGTTTATGCTTGGGCGGAATTTTGGCTGATGATCAG GGCCTTGGTAAGACTGTGTCTATGATTGCCCTCATACACGCACAGAGAATAAAGGAGGGAAAAGCTAAGCCCGAAGACTCATGCAATACCCAAGCTGAAGCCTTAAAtttggatgatgatgatgaaactAGGGATCTTGCAGCTGATGAAACGAAGCAGGCTAAAGACAGCGAAGAATTTACTATACTTCCACAGACAAGTAACACAATAAAGGGATTTCACTGCAAGAGGCCAACAGCAGGTACATTGATTGTGTGTCCGGCTAGTGTTCTTCGACAGTGGGCTCGGGAGCTGCATGAGAAAGTTACGGATAAAGCTAAACTCTCTGTTTTGATTTATCATGGAGGTAATAGGACAAAAAGTCCTGCATCATTAGCAAAATATGACGCAGTTTTGACCACATATGCCATTGTGTCCAATGAAGTTCCTAAACAACCTGCGTTTGAAGAGGATGACAATGATGGAGACGTATATGGATTATCTTCTACGTTTTCCATGGCAAAGAAACGCAAAAAGTTGTCAGCTAATAAGAAGTCCAAGAAGGGTAAAAAGGAAATCAATATATCCGCTTTTGATAGTGATTGTGGTACACTAGCGAAGGTAAAATGGTCTAGGGTTATTTTGGATGAATCTCAAACAATAAAAAATCACAGAACTCAAGTGGCCAGGGCCTGCTGCAGCCTTAGAGCGAAGCGAAGATGGTGCTTATCCGGAACTCCAATACAAAATTCAATAGATGAATTATTCAGCTACTTCAGATTTTTGAGATATGATCCATATGATAAGTATAAAACATTTGTCTCCTCGATTAAGGCACTTATTTCAAGGGATTCAGCCAAAGGATACAAAAAGCTTCAGGTTGTTTTAAGAAATATCATGTTGCGTCGAACTAAAG GCACATTTATTGAAGGCAAGCCTATAATCACCCTGCCACCCAAAAAAGTACATTTAAAGAGGGTGGACTTTTCTGCAGAAGAAAGGAATTTCTATAGCAAACTTGAAGCAGATTCACGCAAGCAATTTAAG GCTTATGCTGCTGCTGGCACAGTGAATCAAAATTATGCAAATATACTACTGCTGCTTCTCCGACTTCGTCAAGCCTGTGACCATCCATTACTTGTCAAAGGGTTCCGTTCTGATCCTGTGGGAAAAGTTTCCTCTGAGATGGCCCAGTCACTCCCGAGGGAATTACTtgttaatttatataaattacTGGAAGATTCTTTGGCCTTATGTCTTGCATGCAAA GATCCTCCTGAAAATGCAATCGTCACAATGTGCGGACACGTTTTCTGTTATCAGTGTGTCTCAGATTATTTGACAGGGGAAGACAATACTTGTCCAGCCTCAGAATGCAAAGAACAACTTGGTGCAGATCTTGTTTATTCCCGAGCTACTTTACGGAGATGTTTATCTGATGATATTGACAGTGATTCTACTGTTTCATGTGAAATGGGCGAGAAATCTAAGGTTCTGCAGACTGACTACATGTCTTCTAAAATCAGTTCTGCTCTCGGAATTCTCAATTCACATTGCATTTCTAGAGGTCGGAGGTCAATGTCATCTGATTTGGTTACACTCGAGGGAGATGCCTCATCTTCAGGTGGTGTTTACTTAGATTCTGAGAGTGAAGAACCTGAAAAGGCCATTGTGTTCTCCCAGTGGACTGGCATGTTGGACTTAGTGGAGATATCACTGAAGAACTCCTATATAAATTTCCGTAGGCTTGACGGTACAATGTCAATAGCTGCTAGAGACAAGGCTGTCAAAGATTTCAACACTGATCCAGAG GTGGATGTCATGTTGATGTCTCTAAAAGCTGGAAATCTTGGCCTGAACATGGTTGCTGCTTCTCGCGTAATTCTTTTGGATCTTTGGTGGAATCCAACAACAGAAGATCAGGCTGTTGATCGAGCACATAGAATAGGGCAGACACGTCCTGTTACGGTATCAAGGTTAACCATCAAGGACACTGTTGAAGATCGCATATTGGCTCTTCAG